From Chryseobacterium sp. IHB B 17019, one genomic window encodes:
- a CDS encoding YihY/virulence factor BrkB family protein produces MVKNIKFFWEVLKESFTEWNNSSASKDSASLAYYAIFSIPGLLIIIIWIAGYFFGEEAIRGEISKQIGGIMGSEVSKSIENMIAGALIDKQNIFMKAVGVGSLVFGSTTLFFQLQHSLNTLWDVKSAPKKALVKFLLDRANSLGMILILGFLLMITMILSSLISVFNKIITEYFGFETYMLVELVNFAVGFGFVMLLFALMFKVLPDVKVSWRPVWRGAFLTAVLFTLGKFLLSLYFGTAKPTSAFGTAGTVILIMMWINYSCMLIFFGAEYTKVYAYKKGYKISPSKHAKWSDAKLYEDSMKKSENTDSSVG; encoded by the coding sequence ATGGTAAAAAACATTAAGTTTTTCTGGGAAGTTTTAAAAGAATCTTTCACAGAATGGAATAATTCTTCTGCATCTAAAGATTCGGCGAGTCTAGCATACTATGCTATTTTTTCGATTCCTGGGCTATTGATTATTATCATCTGGATTGCCGGATATTTTTTTGGTGAAGAAGCCATCCGTGGAGAAATCAGTAAGCAGATCGGCGGAATTATGGGTTCCGAAGTATCGAAAAGTATTGAAAATATGATTGCCGGAGCATTAATTGATAAACAAAATATTTTCATGAAAGCCGTAGGTGTAGGTTCTTTGGTTTTTGGTTCCACGACCCTGTTTTTTCAGCTTCAACATTCTTTGAATACACTTTGGGATGTAAAATCTGCTCCCAAAAAGGCATTGGTAAAATTCCTTCTGGACAGGGCCAATTCACTGGGAATGATTCTGATCCTAGGGTTTTTATTAATGATTACCATGATTTTATCTTCATTAATAAGTGTTTTTAATAAAATTATAACAGAATATTTCGGGTTTGAAACTTATATGTTGGTTGAGCTCGTGAATTTTGCCGTAGGATTCGGGTTTGTAATGCTTCTTTTTGCTTTAATGTTTAAAGTGCTTCCGGATGTAAAAGTAAGCTGGAGACCTGTTTGGAGAGGAGCTTTTCTGACGGCCGTTTTATTTACTTTAGGAAAATTTCTGTTGAGTCTTTATTTTGGAACGGCGAAACCAACTTCAGCTTTCGGAACGGCGGGAACAGTGATTTTAATCATGATGTGGATCAATTATTCCTGTATGCTGATTTTCTTCGGCGCGGAATATACAAAGGTGTATGCTTATAAAAAAGGCTACAAAATATCTCCGTCGAAACATGCCAAATGGAGTGATGCAAAACTATATGAAGACAGCATGAAAAAATCTGAAAATACAGATTCTTCTGTTGGATAA
- a CDS encoding discoidin domain-containing protein: protein MKTLKIVLINLLLLFVSCREDMIEDEIATNTELKSSKVTLGPYTSPLPYNLNVVYFIPSDVTARPEYERRLSEILLHAQDYYRTNMYNWGYGNRTFGLLKDPATNRIKINVVKGSGTMASYNSISTTTQIHSEVMAYFASHPSDKTSNHTLIFIATPSIGTPIPYNGFYYGVSRGAIVGDNEAFDMQYFNEKSSRGNQVIASMGGFLHELGHGFNLRHDALPKTQESVPGYGTSLMGLGNSTYGHSSTILTKASCALLATCEVFATAPQSSNFFYTGNYNFEVTSINHSVSNGVIHIWGTYNTNGSIISLNSYYNPSHSYFAVSGTDAPNASKTFHSYVTINDLHLQDRPYDFTIAAEFTDGTIKWATFPFTIKNGVPDLNFPVSTAGWAVSSSSQYGAHPASLAIDGDINTYWHTNYAAGSVQTAPIPGQPQQFPYYFDIDMASAKWILGASFIQHQGLTRTAKRIQIHTRPNTSSGWEYQGSYDLTNTTSKQYAQFGAYKYARYIRIVFYSSYDGQPYVAVPEIGIYQ from the coding sequence ATGAAAACCTTAAAAATTGTATTAATCAATCTTCTTTTGCTATTTGTAAGCTGTAGGGAAGATATGATTGAAGATGAAATTGCAACAAACACTGAGCTTAAAAGTAGTAAAGTTACATTGGGACCCTACACATCCCCTTTACCTTATAACCTCAATGTAGTCTATTTCATCCCTTCCGACGTTACTGCAAGACCGGAATACGAAAGAAGACTGAGCGAAATATTGTTGCATGCACAGGATTATTACAGAACCAACATGTATAATTGGGGCTATGGCAACAGAACCTTTGGCTTACTAAAAGACCCGGCAACCAACAGGATAAAAATTAACGTAGTAAAAGGGTCTGGAACAATGGCTTCCTATAATTCCATATCCACAACTACCCAAATACATTCTGAAGTGATGGCTTATTTTGCCTCTCACCCTTCAGATAAAACAAGTAACCATACTTTGATATTTATTGCAACGCCAAGCATAGGCACCCCAATTCCGTACAACGGGTTTTATTATGGAGTAAGCCGAGGTGCTATCGTGGGGGATAATGAAGCATTTGATATGCAATATTTTAATGAAAAAAGTTCCCGAGGTAATCAGGTAATAGCTTCTATGGGTGGTTTTTTACATGAGCTTGGCCACGGATTCAACTTACGTCATGATGCTTTACCCAAAACTCAGGAAAGTGTACCGGGCTACGGAACCTCTTTAATGGGGCTGGGCAATAGCACCTATGGTCACTCTTCTACCATTCTTACAAAAGCAAGTTGTGCTTTACTTGCCACCTGTGAAGTATTTGCAACAGCACCTCAATCGTCCAATTTTTTTTATACCGGCAATTATAATTTTGAAGTGACCAGCATTAACCATAGTGTAAGCAATGGTGTTATCCACATCTGGGGAACTTATAATACCAACGGCTCTATTATATCACTTAATTCTTATTATAATCCTAGCCATTCTTATTTTGCTGTATCCGGCACGGACGCCCCAAATGCAAGTAAAACATTCCACTCCTATGTCACTATTAATGATTTGCATTTACAAGACCGTCCTTACGATTTTACGATAGCAGCAGAATTCACTGATGGTACTATAAAATGGGCAACTTTTCCTTTTACAATTAAGAATGGGGTTCCGGATCTTAATTTCCCTGTAAGCACTGCAGGATGGGCAGTATCTTCCAGTTCACAGTATGGTGCTCATCCTGCTTCGCTGGCAATAGACGGTGATATTAATACTTATTGGCACACCAATTATGCTGCGGGATCTGTTCAAACAGCCCCTATTCCCGGGCAACCGCAACAATTCCCTTATTATTTTGATATAGATATGGCCAGTGCAAAATGGATTCTTGGAGCTTCCTTCATCCAACATCAAGGATTGACAAGAACTGCCAAGCGTATACAGATCCATACCAGACCGAATACGTCTTCAGGCTGGGAGTATCAGGGCAGTTATGATTTGACTAATACTACCTCCAAACAATACGCCCAGTTCGGGGCCTATAAATATGCAAGATATATACGCATTGTTTTCTATAGCAGCTATGACGGCCAACCTTATGTAGCCGTGCCTGAAATAGGTATTTATCAATAA
- the tamL gene encoding translocation and assembly module lipoprotein TamL has protein sequence MKKNFPTYCKYLFASGMASVTLSCSNTKYLKEGQMLYTGAEINIQNDTISKKEKKELQDNLEANLTPKPNSTFLGLRPKLFFYNIAKEPKKEKGFNYWLKYKVGEKPVLLGDVDREFNKDIIENYSENKGYFNAKATYDTVSKNKKARVIYNLRPGARYLISEVKFQKDSSLVNQEIQNLTDKTLLKKGNPFDLDVIKTERERIDNGLKEKGFYYFHPDNIIVQADSTISKNHKVELNVKLKDNTPDLATQQFSIDKVVVFPNYNIRDVKDGKYSIPMDTDSLQQYAHEDIYIVDPQHKFKPKTFDRALYFKKGDLYNRTNHNLTLNRLISLGVFKFVKNEFVVSDSLQHKFDAYYLLTPREIQSLRLEALGRTNSANYAGSELNLSWTHRNFFRGAEQFKASVYGAFDVQIGGPENAKNIFRAGANAQLSIPRIVAPFRFNSSSAFVPRTNITLGYELQNRTEYYSLNTFTGSFGYVWKENIRKEHDLKIIDITYVSPANITDLYNERSAGNDAMKRVVEPQLIFGPVYSYTYTNTMQQRPNTMYYKGTLDLAGNITGLITGANVKKDKEKAIFGVPFSQYAKIENDFRFYHKFTEKTSLATRFIAGVAYPYGNSEHVPFSKQFFSGGSNSVRAFRARTLGPGSFDPRTIPEGYYFDQSGDVKLELNAEYRANLYKFLNVAVFADAGNIWLVNEDPDRPGAKFSKEFLSEVAVGAGVGLRLDFSILILRLDLAMPLRVPYYEKNDRWTFDKINFGDSSWRKDNLILNIAIGYPF, from the coding sequence ATGAAAAAAAATTTCCCAACATATTGTAAATATTTGTTCGCTTCAGGAATGGCTTCGGTAACGCTTTCCTGCAGCAATACAAAATATCTAAAGGAAGGCCAGATGCTTTATACAGGCGCAGAAATCAATATTCAAAATGATACGATTTCTAAGAAAGAAAAGAAAGAACTTCAGGACAATCTGGAAGCTAATCTTACTCCAAAACCCAATTCTACTTTTTTAGGATTGAGACCGAAATTATTTTTCTACAATATTGCCAAAGAACCCAAAAAAGAAAAAGGTTTTAATTACTGGCTTAAATATAAAGTGGGAGAAAAACCTGTTTTATTAGGCGATGTGGATCGTGAATTTAATAAAGATATCATTGAAAATTATTCTGAAAACAAAGGATATTTCAATGCAAAAGCAACGTATGATACTGTTTCCAAAAACAAAAAAGCAAGGGTAATTTATAATCTGAGACCGGGTGCGAGATATTTGATAAGTGAAGTAAAATTCCAGAAAGATTCTTCATTGGTGAATCAGGAAATCCAGAACCTGACAGATAAAACTCTGTTAAAAAAAGGAAATCCTTTCGATCTTGATGTCATTAAAACAGAAAGAGAAAGAATTGATAACGGCTTAAAAGAAAAAGGCTTCTATTATTTCCATCCTGATAATATTATTGTACAGGCAGACAGCACGATAAGTAAAAACCATAAAGTTGAACTTAATGTAAAGTTGAAAGACAACACTCCCGATCTGGCAACCCAGCAATTCAGTATTGATAAGGTGGTTGTTTTTCCGAACTACAACATCAGGGACGTAAAAGACGGAAAATACTCCATCCCGATGGATACGGACTCTCTTCAACAATATGCCCATGAAGATATTTATATAGTTGATCCTCAGCATAAATTCAAACCGAAAACATTCGATAGAGCTTTATACTTCAAAAAAGGAGATTTATATAACAGAACTAATCATAATCTTACTTTAAACCGCCTGATTAGTTTGGGTGTTTTCAAATTTGTAAAAAATGAATTTGTAGTTTCGGATTCTTTGCAGCATAAATTTGATGCTTATTATTTATTGACACCGCGGGAGATCCAATCGCTTCGTCTGGAAGCGTTGGGAAGAACCAATTCTGCGAATTACGCCGGAAGTGAATTAAATTTAAGCTGGACCCACAGAAACTTTTTCCGTGGTGCAGAACAATTTAAGGCATCTGTCTACGGAGCTTTTGATGTACAGATCGGCGGTCCTGAAAACGCCAAGAATATATTCAGGGCGGGTGCCAATGCCCAACTTTCCATTCCGAGAATTGTGGCGCCGTTCAGGTTTAATTCCTCTAGTGCTTTTGTGCCGAGAACCAATATTACTTTAGGCTATGAGCTTCAAAACCGTACAGAATATTACTCTTTAAATACTTTTACCGGATCTTTCGGCTATGTCTGGAAAGAAAATATCAGAAAAGAACATGATCTGAAAATTATTGACATCACGTATGTTTCCCCAGCCAATATCACCGATTTATATAATGAAAGATCTGCCGGAAATGACGCTATGAAAAGGGTTGTAGAACCGCAGCTGATCTTTGGCCCGGTATATTCTTATACCTATACAAATACGATGCAGCAAAGACCCAATACGATGTATTATAAAGGGACATTGGATCTGGCGGGAAATATTACAGGTTTGATAACAGGAGCAAATGTAAAAAAAGATAAGGAAAAAGCTATTTTCGGGGTTCCTTTCAGTCAATATGCAAAAATTGAAAATGACTTCAGGTTCTACCATAAATTCACGGAAAAAACTTCTTTAGCCACAAGATTCATTGCGGGGGTTGCATATCCCTATGGAAACTCTGAGCACGTTCCTTTTTCCAAGCAGTTTTTCTCCGGAGGAAGTAATAGTGTGAGAGCATTCAGAGCGAGAACTTTAGGGCCTGGAAGCTTTGATCCGAGGACAATTCCTGAAGGTTACTATTTTGACCAATCAGGTGATGTAAAACTTGAATTGAATGCAGAATACCGCGCCAATCTTTATAAATTTTTAAATGTTGCCGTTTTTGCGGATGCAGGAAATATTTGGCTTGTTAATGAAGATCCAGATCGACCGGGAGCCAAATTTTCAAAGGAATTTTTAAGTGAGGTTGCAGTGGGAGCCGGAGTTGGTTTAAGACTGGATTTTTCTATTTTAATTTTAAGACTGGATCTCGCGATGCCGTTGAGAGTTCCTTATTATGAAAAAAATGACAGATGGACATTTGATAAAATAAATTTCGGGGATTCGAGCTGGAGAAAAGATAATCTTATCCTGAATATTGCGATTGGGTATCCTTTTTAA
- a CDS encoding translocation/assembly module TamB domain-containing protein has translation MKLKFNKRKLLRRILITFISILVFITLLIFSLRLPVVQNFIKDKLVAYLEKKIKTKVSLERVYIGFPNSLVMENLYLKGQNIDTLLAVKKLDVGLHMLKLINSTADITSVDMEGARANVVRNPDGKFNFDYIIDAFATSDKEESPSKPFIISLDKIKLKDIGVTFNDQQSKNDIKIYFKSFDTRVRTFDLNNNKYALNDINLDGLKLKLKQDLVEEVSKKVEKKVDSLNNKKPMQIGLRGIKFTNFDIDYGDDNTKTFAKVLFKELSTRVNKLDLENNSYNIGNLVLSGANINANLYLPAQNANPKDKKNPEVSKNSDQEKAMQLLLGKLVLNDVKVAYNNTAITPTKQGMDFNHMNFSKMNVEVRNFKMENNTFAGTVNSAEIQEARGLNIQKFKTDFVYAEKEAYLKDLYLQTPKTILRDEVILNYNSIEQLSSNPGAVKISANIKNSKIGFSDILNIVPTLRNTVPFNKYPNAILNVNANVKGYVNDLLINDLKVSGLDQLRVAASGRIKNAMNPDQLYYDLRIGELSSTGRTIFNLVPKNTIPSNIAMPSHFSIKGSAKGTTKVVNADLNLYSTAGNAAVVAQVDMRRKNHELYDVKANLQGLQIGKIIQNKDIGPISAQIAAKGESFDFKNANADLKGHVSSAVYKGYRYQNMDLTGKIRRGAYNIILNSKDPNANLNLIASGVYNEKNPTVKINGQIIKLDINKLGFYEKPMILAGKIDGDFTSLDPDNLNGYLNLKDFAFSDTKEVYPVQEVNMKAKSTNDSTQIVFNSQIADVELTGKYKLTQIFGSLSNTINQYYQFQKPGKVQKIDGGQFFTFNAKIKNDDLIRKFVPDLKSFETINLVGNYDADSQKIEVDGQIPQLLYGENSIENATLKVTNENDALQYNLYVAGLKSSSFALNKVNIGGDVSNNIINYNITTKDQKDVTQFLIAGNAKSLNDITEISLNPDGLKLNYNDWMVAEGNKIQISDRGIFADNFRLSSAGSEILLQSESNSPNAPLNVSLKDFKIETITELIKKDTILARGTINGTAQLRNLTKNMTFTSDLNITDLIVYENPIGNLAAKVNNTSPNVLNADITLSGNNNDVKILGDYNTSSSSFDLNMAINQLQMKSVQGFSMNAITNTEGYLSGNLKITGTTDKPNILGKVKFNDVGLEIAKTGSDFRKLNDEIAFTSRGIEFDNFKINDKDGNSLKIDGQVLTQTYRDFAFNLDVNAKDFKVVNSEKSNEAIMYGILAIDAALHVRGNLDLPKVDGRLAVADNTDFTFVLPQSSPTLQEREGIVEFIDQDQVVLNKTVKADSLNAQSRIKGMDVSVNIEVSKEAKLSLLIDKANGDFVKLQGEADLTGGVDPSGKTTLVGVYEVESGSYEMSVSVLKRKFDIQKGSTITWTGEPTTANLDITAVYKTEAAPIDLVEQQISGEDAGTLNQFKQRIPFNTLLKMKGELLKPVITFDITTDEKNNAVSSTVTDIVDQKLTQLRTQESEMNKQVFALLLLNRFIGENPFQSGAGVSGEMLARQSVSKILSQQLNNLASDLIKGVDLNFDLESSEDYSSGAKNTRTDLNVGLSKKLLNDRLKVSVGSNFALEGDARQNENMTNIAGDVTVDYSLSKDGRYMLRAYRKNEYQVALQGQIVETGLGFIITLDYDKFRDIFRKSKNKNQKESRKNKQNEVVEFK, from the coding sequence TTGAAGCTGAAATTTAACAAAAGAAAATTACTCAGGCGAATTCTTATAACCTTTATTTCAATATTGGTTTTTATTACGCTGCTTATATTTAGTTTAAGACTTCCCGTGGTCCAAAATTTTATAAAAGATAAACTGGTTGCCTATCTGGAGAAGAAAATCAAAACAAAAGTAAGTCTTGAAAGGGTTTACATAGGTTTCCCAAACAGCCTAGTCATGGAAAATCTGTATCTAAAAGGTCAGAATATTGACACGCTTTTGGCAGTAAAAAAACTCGATGTCGGACTGCATATGTTGAAACTTATCAATTCCACAGCTGACATCACTTCCGTTGATATGGAAGGCGCCCGAGCCAATGTTGTAAGAAATCCGGATGGAAAATTCAATTTTGATTATATAATTGATGCTTTTGCGACGAGTGATAAGGAGGAAAGTCCGTCGAAACCATTTATTATTTCTTTAGATAAAATTAAATTAAAAGATATCGGCGTTACTTTCAACGACCAACAATCTAAAAATGATATAAAAATTTACTTTAAATCCTTTGATACAAGGGTAAGAACATTTGATTTAAATAACAACAAATATGCCTTGAATGACATCAATCTTGACGGATTAAAATTAAAGCTAAAACAGGATCTCGTAGAAGAAGTTTCCAAAAAAGTCGAGAAAAAAGTTGATTCTTTAAACAATAAAAAGCCGATGCAGATTGGCTTACGAGGAATAAAATTCACCAATTTCGATATTGATTACGGAGACGACAATACCAAAACTTTTGCTAAGGTTTTATTTAAAGAATTAAGCACAAGAGTCAACAAGCTTGATTTGGAAAACAATTCTTATAATATCGGAAATCTGGTTCTTTCCGGAGCAAATATTAATGCAAACCTTTATCTTCCAGCCCAAAACGCCAATCCGAAGGACAAAAAAAATCCTGAGGTTTCAAAAAATTCCGATCAAGAAAAAGCAATGCAGCTACTCCTCGGAAAATTAGTTTTAAATGATGTAAAAGTTGCTTACAACAACACCGCAATCACTCCCACAAAGCAGGGAATGGATTTCAATCACATGAATTTTTCTAAAATGAATGTGGAAGTCCGAAATTTCAAAATGGAAAATAATACGTTTGCAGGAACGGTAAATTCAGCAGAAATCCAGGAAGCTAGAGGCTTGAATATCCAGAAATTCAAGACTGATTTTGTATACGCTGAAAAAGAAGCTTATTTAAAAGACCTTTATTTACAAACTCCAAAGACAATTTTACGCGATGAAGTAATCTTAAATTATAACTCTATTGAGCAATTAAGTTCAAATCCGGGAGCTGTAAAAATTTCAGCTAATATCAAAAATTCCAAAATAGGGTTTTCTGATATTTTAAATATAGTTCCGACTTTACGTAATACTGTTCCGTTTAATAAATATCCTAATGCGATTTTAAACGTCAATGCCAATGTAAAAGGATATGTCAATGATTTATTAATTAATGATTTGAAAGTTTCCGGACTCGATCAATTGCGGGTTGCCGCTTCGGGAAGAATCAAAAATGCCATGAATCCTGATCAATTATATTACGATTTGAGAATCGGTGAATTGTCTTCAACCGGCAGAACGATTTTTAATTTGGTTCCAAAAAATACCATTCCATCGAATATCGCAATGCCTTCACATTTCAGCATTAAAGGAAGTGCAAAAGGCACCACAAAGGTTGTAAATGCAGACCTTAACCTCTACTCTACGGCCGGAAACGCCGCGGTTGTCGCTCAAGTAGATATGAGAAGGAAAAATCATGAGTTGTATGATGTAAAAGCCAATCTTCAGGGATTACAAATCGGGAAAATTATTCAGAATAAAGATATTGGACCGATTTCTGCACAAATTGCTGCAAAAGGAGAAAGCTTTGATTTCAAAAATGCCAATGCAGACCTCAAAGGCCATGTTTCCTCAGCGGTTTACAAAGGATACCGTTACCAGAATATGGATCTTACAGGAAAAATAAGACGTGGAGCTTACAATATTATTTTAAATTCAAAAGATCCGAATGCTAATTTAAATTTAATCGCTTCCGGAGTTTATAACGAAAAAAATCCTACCGTAAAAATAAACGGACAAATTATAAAACTAGACATCAACAAGCTTGGATTCTATGAAAAACCAATGATTCTTGCAGGAAAAATTGATGGTGATTTTACAAGCTTAGACCCGGATAATCTGAACGGTTATTTAAATTTAAAGGACTTTGCATTTTCTGATACAAAAGAGGTTTATCCTGTTCAGGAAGTGAATATGAAGGCAAAGTCAACCAACGATTCCACTCAGATTGTTTTCAATTCTCAGATTGCTGATGTGGAACTGACAGGAAAATATAAACTGACCCAGATTTTTGGTTCTTTATCGAATACAATTAATCAATATTATCAATTCCAAAAGCCCGGAAAGGTTCAGAAAATTGATGGCGGACAGTTTTTTACTTTTAATGCAAAAATTAAAAATGATGATCTGATCAGAAAATTTGTTCCGGATCTGAAAAGTTTTGAAACGATAAATTTAGTTGGGAATTACGATGCCGATTCACAAAAAATTGAAGTTGACGGACAGATTCCACAATTGCTGTACGGCGAAAATTCTATTGAAAATGCAACATTGAAAGTGACAAATGAAAATGATGCGTTACAATATAATCTGTATGTTGCAGGATTGAAAAGCTCGAGTTTTGCTTTAAATAAAGTAAATATTGGCGGTGATGTTTCCAATAACATTATTAATTACAATATTACCACAAAGGATCAAAAAGATGTTACCCAATTCCTGATCGCAGGAAACGCAAAATCCTTGAATGATATTACAGAAATTTCATTAAATCCGGATGGTTTAAAATTAAATTACAACGACTGGATGGTTGCCGAAGGAAACAAAATCCAGATCAGCGACAGGGGAATTTTTGCTGATAATTTCAGGCTCTCTAGTGCTGGAAGCGAGATTTTATTACAATCTGAAAGCAATTCTCCAAACGCTCCTCTAAATGTTTCGTTGAAAGATTTTAAAATCGAGACGATCACGGAACTTATTAAAAAAGATACTATTCTAGCCAGAGGAACCATCAACGGAACGGCTCAGCTGCGTAACTTAACTAAAAACATGACCTTTACTTCAGATTTAAATATTACTGATTTAATTGTTTATGAAAATCCTATTGGTAACCTCGCAGCGAAAGTCAACAATACTTCACCGAATGTTTTAAATGCTGATATTACCCTTTCGGGAAATAATAATGATGTGAAAATTTTAGGAGATTACAACACATCTTCAAGCAGTTTTGATTTGAATATGGCAATTAATCAGCTTCAGATGAAGTCTGTTCAGGGCTTTTCCATGAATGCGATTACCAATACGGAAGGCTATCTTTCCGGAAACCTGAAAATTACGGGAACTACTGATAAGCCTAATATTTTAGGCAAAGTAAAATTCAATGACGTTGGATTGGAAATTGCAAAAACAGGAAGTGACTTCAGAAAGCTGAACGATGAGATTGCCTTTACAAGCAGAGGAATTGAATTTGATAACTTTAAAATCAATGATAAAGACGGAAATTCTCTTAAAATTGACGGACAGGTCTTAACACAGACCTACAGAGACTTTGCCTTTAACCTTGATGTCAATGCAAAGGATTTCAAAGTTGTAAATTCAGAAAAATCAAATGAAGCCATCATGTACGGAATTTTGGCGATTGACGCTGCACTGCATGTTCGTGGAAACCTGGATTTACCGAAAGTAGACGGTAGATTAGCCGTTGCAGACAACACGGATTTTACTTTTGTTCTTCCTCAATCCAGCCCTACATTGCAGGAAAGAGAAGGTATTGTAGAGTTTATTGATCAGGATCAGGTTGTTTTAAATAAAACCGTAAAAGCAGATTCTTTAAATGCTCAAAGCCGAATCAAAGGAATGGACGTGAGCGTGAATATTGAAGTAAGTAAGGAGGCAAAATTATCTCTGTTAATCGACAAAGCCAATGGAGATTTTGTAAAACTTCAGGGGGAAGCAGATTTGACGGGAGGCGTCGACCCTTCAGGAAAAACTACTCTTGTCGGAGTTTATGAAGTGGAATCCGGAAGCTATGAAATGTCTGTAAGCGTATTGAAACGTAAATTTGATATTCAAAAAGGGAGCACGATAACATGGACCGGCGAACCGACAACAGCCAACCTTGATATTACCGCTGTTTATAAAACCGAAGCGGCACCGATAGATTTAGTTGAACAACAGATCAGTGGCGAAGATGCGGGAACTCTGAATCAGTTTAAACAAAGAATTCCTTTCAATACTTTATTAAAAATGAAAGGTGAATTACTGAAACCGGTTATCACATTTGACATTACAACAGACGAGAAAAACAACGCCGTTTCTTCGACGGTTACAGATATTGTGGATCAGAAACTGACTCAGTTGAGAACACAGGAATCCGAAATGAATAAACAGGTTTTTGCCTTATTACTTTTGAATAGGTTTATTGGTGAAAATCCGTTCCAGTCGGGAGCGGGAGTTTCAGGGGAAATGCTTGCAAGACAGAGTGTGAGTAAGATTCTTTCACAACAATTAAATAATCTGGCTTCTGATTTAATAAAGGGAGTAGATTTAAATTTTGACCTTGAATCTTCCGAAGATTATTCCAGCGGGGCAAAAAATACAAGAACCGACCTGAATGTCGGACTTAGCAAAAAACTATTAAATGACCGACTAAAAGTTTCGGTAGGAAGTAATTTTGCATTGGAGGGTGATGCCCGTCAAAATGAAAATATGACGAATATTGCAGGTGATGTAACAGTGGATTACAGTCTCTCTAAAGACGGCAGATATATGCTTCGTGCCTACCGTAAGAATGAATATCAGGTGGCTCTTCAAGGACAGATTGTGGAAACCGGCCTTGGGTTTATCATTACATTAGATTATGACAAATTCCGGGATATTTTCAGGAAATCCAAAAACAAGAATCAGAAAGAATCGAGAAAAAATAAGCAAAACGAAGTCGTAGAATTTAAATAA